One genomic window of Trichlorobacter lovleyi includes the following:
- a CDS encoding type I restriction-modification system subunit M → MPIKKSELYSSLWKSCDELRGGMDASQYKDYVLVLLFVKYVSDKYAGDPNALIDVPDGGSFADMVALKGDKEIGDKINKIIGRLAEANELKGVIDVADFNDADKLGKGKEMVDRLSNLVAIFETPGLDFSRNRAEGDDILGDAYEYLMRHFATESGKSKGQFYTPAEVSRIMAKVIGIGSATSSTQTIYDPTCGSGSLLLKAHDEAPVDVSIYGQEMDNATAALAKMNMILHDCPTAEVWQDNTLSTPHFKEKEGGLKRHDYVVANPPFSTKAWSNGFDPANDLYGRFADGIPPAKNGDYAFLLHILASLKSSGKGAVILPHGVLFRGGAEGTIRSNIIRKGYIKGIIGLPANLFYGTGIPACIIVLDKEHANARSGIFMIDASKGFVKDGNKNRLRHQDIHKIVDLFTKQIEVEKYSRMVSRAEIEANDFNLNIPRYIDATEAEDIQDIEAHLKGGIPNRDVAGLAPYWQVCPGLKSQLFTAADRPGYSRLTVESSSIKNTIFDNDEFIAFTSSVSNRFGQWKNSVTPALKGIAIGSHPKQLIEQISEELLTVFNDVALIDRYDVYQHLMSYWSEIMQDDVYLIASDGWLGSAELIPQQLIVNRYFAADQQQIEKLETQRDAISRRMEELEEEQSGEDGLLEEAKNDKGKLTSKSIKDRLKVIKNDKDAVDERKLLEQYLELIEQEAAASKKVKESQKALDAKVKARYADLTVDEVKTLVVDDKWLATLAADVQTELDRVSQALTSRIRQLAERYATPLPQLTQEVEALSVTVDQHLKRMGFVWN, encoded by the coding sequence ATGCCAATCAAGAAATCAGAACTCTACTCCTCCCTCTGGAAATCCTGCGACGAACTGCGTGGCGGTATGGATGCCAGCCAGTACAAGGATTACGTGCTGGTGCTGCTGTTCGTCAAATACGTCTCAGACAAGTACGCCGGTGATCCTAATGCCCTGATTGACGTCCCTGACGGCGGCAGCTTTGCTGACATGGTTGCCCTCAAGGGGGACAAGGAGATCGGCGACAAGATCAACAAGATTATCGGCAGGCTGGCTGAGGCCAATGAGTTGAAGGGTGTCATTGACGTTGCCGACTTCAACGATGCCGACAAGCTGGGTAAGGGCAAGGAGATGGTGGACCGCCTCTCCAATCTGGTGGCGATCTTCGAGACCCCCGGCCTTGACTTCAGCCGTAACCGGGCCGAAGGGGATGACATCCTCGGTGATGCCTACGAATACCTGATGCGCCACTTTGCCACTGAATCCGGCAAGAGCAAGGGGCAGTTCTACACCCCTGCAGAGGTCTCCCGGATCATGGCCAAGGTGATCGGTATCGGCAGCGCAACCAGCTCCACCCAGACCATCTACGACCCCACCTGCGGTTCCGGTTCGTTGCTGTTGAAGGCCCACGATGAGGCACCGGTGGATGTTTCCATCTACGGGCAGGAGATGGACAACGCCACAGCCGCTCTGGCCAAGATGAACATGATCCTGCACGACTGCCCCACCGCAGAGGTCTGGCAGGATAACACCCTCTCCACCCCGCACTTCAAAGAGAAAGAAGGCGGCCTCAAGCGCCACGACTATGTGGTGGCCAACCCTCCCTTTTCCACCAAGGCGTGGAGCAACGGCTTTGATCCGGCCAATGACCTGTATGGGCGCTTTGCTGACGGCATACCGCCAGCCAAGAACGGCGATTACGCCTTTCTGCTGCATATCCTTGCCTCACTGAAAAGCAGCGGCAAAGGGGCGGTGATTCTCCCCCACGGTGTCCTGTTTCGTGGCGGCGCTGAAGGCACCATCCGCAGCAACATCATCCGCAAAGGCTACATCAAGGGGATCATCGGCCTGCCTGCCAACCTGTTCTACGGCACCGGCATCCCGGCCTGCATCATCGTGCTGGATAAGGAACATGCCAACGCCCGCAGCGGCATCTTTATGATCGATGCCAGCAAGGGGTTTGTGAAGGATGGCAACAAGAACCGGCTGCGGCATCAGGATATCCACAAGATCGTGGATCTCTTTACCAAGCAGATCGAGGTTGAAAAATATTCTCGCATGGTCAGCCGGGCCGAGATCGAGGCCAACGACTTCAACCTCAACATCCCGCGCTATATTGATGCCACCGAAGCAGAGGATATTCAGGACATTGAGGCCCACCTGAAAGGGGGCATCCCCAACCGCGATGTAGCAGGGCTGGCCCCCTACTGGCAGGTCTGCCCCGGCCTGAAGTCGCAATTGTTTACCGCCGCAGATCGCCCCGGCTACAGCAGGCTGACGGTGGAGAGCAGCAGCATCAAGAATACCATCTTTGACAATGACGAGTTCATCGCCTTTACCAGCTCAGTCTCCAACAGGTTTGGTCAGTGGAAGAACAGCGTCACCCCGGCACTCAAAGGTATCGCCATTGGCAGCCACCCCAAACAGTTGATCGAACAGATCAGCGAGGAGCTGCTGACCGTGTTTAACGATGTGGCGTTGATCGACCGTTACGACGTCTACCAGCACCTGATGAGCTACTGGAGCGAGATCATGCAGGATGATGTCTACCTGATCGCCAGTGACGGCTGGCTGGGTTCAGCGGAACTGATTCCCCAGCAGTTGATCGTTAACCGCTACTTTGCAGCAGACCAGCAGCAGATTGAAAAGCTGGAGACCCAGCGGGACGCCATCAGCCGCCGGATGGAAGAGCTGGAAGAAGAGCAGAGCGGCGAAGATGGCCTGCTGGAAGAGGCCAAGAACGACAAGGGCAAGCTGACCAGCAAGAGCATCAAGGACCGGCTCAAGGTCATCAAGAACGACAAGGATGCTGTTGATGAGCGCAAACTGCTGGAGCAGTATCTGGAACTGATCGAGCAGGAGGCTGCTGCCAGCAAAAAGGTGAAAGAGAGCCAGAAGGCGCTGGATGCCAAGGTAAAGGCCAGGTATGCCGACCTAACCGTGGATGAGGTAAAGACGCTGGTGGTAGATGACAAATGGCTGGCCACACTGGCGGCTGATGTGCAGACTGAGCTTGATCGGGTATCGCAGGCCCTGACCAGCCGGATCAGGCAGCTGGCTGAACGGTATGCCACACCGTTGCCGCAGTTGACGCAGGAGGTGGAGGCGTTGAGCGTCACGGTGGACCAGCATCTCAAGCGGATGGGGTTTGTATGGAACTGA
- a CDS encoding restriction endonuclease subunit S: MELKPGYKQTEVGVIPEEWDIVPVGSLFSFKNGLNKAKEFFGYGTPIVNYMDVFQYSGLLVKDIHGRVDANRNELKAYEVRKGDVFFTRTSETVEEIGIAAVMLDDAQDTVFSGFVLRARPTDDSLENEFKKYCFSARYYRQQVTSQASYTTRALTNGRSLSASLIARPPLPEQRAIAAALSDVDALIASLDKLIAKKRNMKQAAMQELLTAKRRLPGFSGEWEVKKLGEIATFFSGGTPPTSVSAYYGGDIAWITSGDLNKSVITGVSGRITKAGLENSSAKLIEENTLLIALYGATSGVTAMSKIRAAINQAVLAIVPKTDSSLFLFFKLSYLKDWIITTYTQGGQPNLSGDIVKAIEISFPPLPEQTAIAAILSDMDAEIAALEQKRDKTRLLKQGMMQELLTGRIRLV, from the coding sequence ATGGAACTGAAGCCGGGCTACAAACAGACCGAGGTGGGGGTGATCCCGGAGGAGTGGGATATAGTGCCGGTTGGGAGCCTGTTCAGCTTCAAAAATGGACTTAACAAGGCAAAGGAATTTTTCGGTTACGGAACTCCTATCGTCAACTATATGGATGTATTTCAGTATTCAGGATTGCTTGTTAAAGACATTCATGGTCGGGTTGATGCAAACCGAAATGAACTGAAAGCCTATGAGGTTCGTAAGGGTGATGTCTTTTTTACACGAACATCTGAAACAGTAGAGGAGATCGGCATTGCTGCCGTAATGCTTGATGATGCTCAAGATACAGTATTCAGCGGTTTCGTACTACGCGCCCGCCCTACAGATGACAGCCTTGAAAATGAGTTTAAAAAATACTGTTTTTCTGCACGCTACTACCGTCAGCAAGTGACATCTCAAGCAAGTTACACGACCCGCGCTTTAACCAATGGGCGCTCCCTCTCAGCAAGTTTGATTGCCCGCCCCCCTCTCCCCGAACAACGCGCCATCGCCGCCGCCCTCTCCGATGTGGATGCCCTGATCGCCTCGCTGGACAAGCTGATCGCCAAAAAGCGCAACATGAAACAGGCCGCCATGCAGGAACTGCTGACCGCTAAGCGCCGCCTGCCGGGGTTTAGTGGGGAGTGGGAGGTGAAGAAGCTGGGTGAGATTGCCACCTTCTTTTCAGGTGGGACGCCCCCAACATCAGTCTCTGCATATTACGGTGGCGATATTGCTTGGATAACGTCTGGTGATCTCAATAAAAGTGTAATCACAGGCGTTAGCGGCAGGATTACAAAGGCAGGACTTGAAAACTCGTCTGCCAAATTAATTGAAGAAAATACTCTACTTATAGCATTGTATGGGGCAACATCCGGAGTTACTGCAATGTCCAAGATTCGTGCTGCTATAAACCAAGCAGTTTTAGCTATAGTGCCGAAAACAGACAGTAGCTTATTCCTATTCTTCAAACTCAGTTATCTCAAAGATTGGATTATCACAACATACACACAAGGTGGTCAGCCAAACTTGAGTGGAGATATTGTTAAGGCAATAGAAATATCGTTTCCTCCTCTCCCCGAGCAAACCGCCATCGCCGCCATCCTTTCCGACATGGACGCAGAGATCGCTGCATTGGAGCAGAAACGGGACAAGACCCGGCTGCTGAAGCAGGGGATGATGCAGGAACTGCTGACCGGGAGGATACGGCTGGTATGA
- a CDS encoding chloramphenicol acetyltransferase has protein sequence MKKIDLDTYKRRGMFEAFKDREIPFLATSCMVDITNLKLFVDMQRCGFFVAISYLISKTVNRVPELRQRIINGELYEFDRVDPGFTVLLEDETFSFCDSRYFEAFAEYREYASARIRAVKACPDQSVGDKNHMFFITSAPWFSFTSIVHPYTSQYGSIPIVTIGKYFEQGGALLIPIGIQAHHGVVDGIHVGKFYGQLSAMCLEPAEWLV, from the coding sequence ATGAAAAAGATTGATCTTGATACCTATAAGCGAAGAGGCATGTTTGAGGCCTTTAAGGATCGGGAAATCCCTTTTCTGGCAACATCCTGCATGGTGGACATTACCAATTTGAAACTCTTTGTAGATATGCAGCGGTGTGGATTTTTTGTGGCCATCAGCTATTTGATCTCAAAGACCGTGAATCGTGTTCCGGAATTACGGCAGAGGATAATCAATGGCGAGCTGTACGAGTTTGACCGTGTCGATCCCGGCTTTACGGTGTTACTGGAGGATGAAACCTTCTCTTTTTGCGACTCACGCTATTTTGAAGCTTTTGCAGAGTACCGCGAGTATGCCAGTGCCAGAATCCGGGCAGTGAAGGCATGCCCGGACCAGAGTGTCGGCGATAAAAACCACATGTTTTTCATCACGAGTGCCCCTTGGTTCAGCTTCACCTCGATTGTACATCCCTATACAAGCCAGTACGGGTCGATCCCGATTGTGACGATCGGCAAGTATTTTGAGCAGGGTGGCGCGCTGTTGATCCCTATTGGTATTCAGGCACATCATGGGGTCGTCGACGGGATTCATGTTGGCAAGTTCTACGGGCAGCTGTCAGCTATGTGTCTTGAGCCGGCTGAGTGGCTTGTTTAA
- a CDS encoding Fic family protein, which produces MKKFQAGRYIQQGHYRSFQPNLMNRAWTIDDMGLIQLLGKADRELGRLDMYSDYVPNLALFIQMHVLKEATQSSKIEGTQTNMEEALLDKEDVALDKRDDWEEVQNYVAAMNEAIEKLQSLPFSARLIKETHRTLLQGVRGKHKMPGEFRESQNWIGGATISDAVFVPPVHTSIGELIGDLEKFAHNDEQYFPELLKIALIHYQFETIHPFLDGNGRVGRLMITLYLVSKRILKQPVLYLSDFFERNRSHYYDNLNRMRDKNDLVRWFKFFLVGVIETAQSGIATFDNILKLQKQVEAQIQTLGSRASNAQKVVNYLYQRPLLDAAKVGEVAGVSPASAYKLIADFEQLGILKEITGGKRGKHYLFDDYLKLFR; this is translated from the coding sequence ATGAAAAAATTTCAGGCTGGTCGCTATATCCAGCAGGGTCATTATAGAAGTTTTCAGCCTAACCTGATGAACCGGGCCTGGACCATAGACGATATGGGGCTGATCCAGTTGCTCGGTAAGGCAGACCGGGAACTGGGCCGCCTGGATATGTACTCGGACTATGTCCCCAACCTCGCCCTGTTTATTCAGATGCACGTCCTGAAGGAGGCAACGCAGTCAAGCAAGATTGAAGGCACCCAGACAAATATGGAGGAGGCCCTGCTTGACAAGGAAGATGTGGCTTTGGACAAGCGTGATGACTGGGAGGAGGTGCAGAACTACGTGGCTGCCATGAATGAGGCCATAGAGAAGCTGCAGTCGTTGCCGTTTTCTGCTCGCCTGATCAAAGAGACCCACCGGACACTGCTACAGGGTGTGCGCGGCAAGCACAAGATGCCGGGGGAGTTTCGGGAAAGCCAGAACTGGATCGGCGGTGCAACTATCAGCGATGCGGTTTTTGTGCCACCGGTACATACTTCGATCGGTGAACTGATTGGTGATCTGGAAAAATTCGCCCATAACGACGAGCAGTATTTTCCGGAACTGCTCAAAATCGCCCTGATCCACTACCAGTTTGAAACCATCCACCCGTTTCTGGACGGCAACGGCAGGGTCGGCAGACTGATGATTACGTTGTATCTGGTCAGTAAAAGGATACTGAAACAGCCGGTGTTGTATCTCTCAGACTTTTTTGAACGCAACCGTAGCCATTATTATGACAACCTGAACCGGATGAGAGATAAAAACGATCTGGTGCGCTGGTTCAAGTTCTTTTTGGTTGGGGTGATTGAGACTGCGCAAAGCGGTATAGCAACCTTTGACAACATCCTGAAGCTTCAGAAGCAGGTGGAGGCCCAGATTCAGACATTGGGCAGCAGGGCCTCAAATGCCCAAAAGGTTGTAAATTACCTGTACCAACGTCCATTGCTTGATGCCGCCAAGGTTGGCGAGGTGGCAGGCGTTTCTCCTGCATCAGCCTACAAGCTGATTGCCGATTTTGAGCAGTTGGGCATTTTGAAAGAGATTACCGGCGGCAAGCGGGGCAAGCACTACCTGTTTGACGACTATCTGAAACTGTTCCGGTAA
- a CDS encoding type I restriction endonuclease subunit R: MPVSTVGQIEKKTQQRIVTLFRDQLGYDYLGDRHDCENNRNVEPDLLRTFLKKQGYDDSLISRTLHQLDKAATDQSKKLYDRNKEVYDLLRYGVKVKPDVGENTVTVWLIDWATPLNNRFAIAEEVTVKGADATASTKRPDIVLYVNGIALGVLELKRSTVSVSEGIRQNLDNQKRVFIEPFFSTMQLVMAGNDTEGLRYGTIETPEKYYLTWKEDSPVENLLDRGLLQICNKTRLLELIHDFVVFDSGTKKLCRHNQYFGVRAAQDHVRRREGGIIWHTQGSGKSLTMVWLAKWIRENISDSRVLIITDRTELDGQIAKVFKGVHEEIYRTVSGADLINTLNNTAPWLLCSLIHKFGGKEDGEEVGDINGYVAEVKKALPAGFTAKGNLYVFVDECHRTQSGELHKAMKAILPNALFIGFTGTPLLKADKQKSIEVFGRYIHTYKFDEAVADKVVLDLRYEARDIDQSVKSQKKIDDWFEAKTKGLTDLAKAQLKARWGTLQKVLSCKERLEMIVNDILIDMNTKPRLMDGRGNAMLVAGSIYEACKYFELFSKTELKGKCAIVTSYKPQVSDTKGETTGDGETDNLRKYDIYRTMLADWFNEAPEAAVNKVELFEDQVKKKFLDEPGQMKLLIVVDKLLTGFDAPSATYLYIDKQMRDHGLFQAICRVNRLDGDDKEYGYIVDYKDLFRKLEGAVQDYTSGALDGYDREDVAGLLEDRLTKAKEDLEEAREAIKALCEPVALPKDTLAYLRFFCAVESGNAEQLKENEPKRLALYKMTATLLRAFANLASELTDAGYTLAELVTIQHEVDHFDKVRNEVKLASGDYIDLKMYEPAMRHLIDTYIRADESEKISAFDDLSLVELIVKRGEDAVEALPRSIRSNKNATAETIENNVRKLIINEHPINPKYYEEMSALLKALIEQRRQEAISYQEYLAKIVALTRQAKNPGGKSYPAGLNTRAKQALYDNLDKDEIMAVAVDHAVKESMQDGWRDNVIKVKKVKNAIKAALHEHETRTDDILELVKKQHDY; encoded by the coding sequence ATGCCAGTGTCCACCGTCGGCCAGATCGAAAAGAAAACCCAACAGCGTATCGTCACGCTGTTCCGTGATCAGTTGGGCTACGACTACCTTGGTGACCGGCACGACTGCGAAAATAACCGCAATGTAGAGCCTGACCTGCTCCGCACCTTCCTGAAGAAACAGGGCTACGACGACTCTCTTATCTCCCGCACCCTCCACCAGCTTGATAAAGCCGCCACTGACCAGAGCAAGAAGTTGTATGACCGCAACAAAGAGGTCTACGACCTGCTGCGCTACGGCGTAAAGGTGAAGCCGGATGTGGGGGAGAACACCGTCACGGTCTGGCTGATTGACTGGGCCACCCCGCTGAACAACCGGTTTGCCATTGCTGAAGAGGTGACTGTTAAAGGTGCCGATGCCACGGCCAGCACCAAGCGGCCAGACATTGTGCTGTACGTGAACGGCATCGCCCTTGGGGTGCTGGAGCTGAAACGCTCCACTGTTTCAGTATCTGAAGGTATCCGCCAGAATCTGGATAACCAGAAAAGGGTCTTTATCGAACCGTTTTTCTCCACCATGCAACTGGTGATGGCTGGTAACGATACAGAGGGGCTGCGCTACGGCACCATAGAAACCCCGGAGAAGTATTACCTGACCTGGAAGGAAGACAGTCCAGTCGAAAACCTGCTTGATCGAGGGCTGCTCCAGATCTGCAACAAAACCCGCCTGCTGGAGCTGATCCACGACTTTGTGGTATTTGACAGCGGCACAAAGAAACTTTGCCGCCATAATCAGTATTTTGGTGTCCGTGCTGCACAGGATCATGTCAGACGTCGCGAAGGCGGTATCATCTGGCACACGCAGGGTTCGGGCAAATCCCTGACCATGGTCTGGCTGGCCAAGTGGATACGGGAGAACATTTCCGACAGCCGGGTGCTGATCATCACCGACCGCACTGAACTGGATGGCCAGATAGCAAAGGTCTTCAAGGGGGTGCATGAAGAGATCTACCGCACGGTCAGCGGCGCTGATCTGATCAACACCCTTAACAACACTGCGCCGTGGTTGCTCTGTTCGCTGATTCACAAGTTTGGCGGCAAAGAGGATGGTGAAGAGGTTGGTGATATAAACGGCTATGTTGCAGAGGTAAAAAAGGCACTCCCCGCTGGTTTTACGGCCAAGGGTAATCTGTACGTCTTTGTGGATGAGTGCCACCGCACCCAGTCGGGCGAGCTGCACAAGGCCATGAAGGCAATTCTGCCCAATGCCCTGTTCATCGGCTTTACCGGTACACCGCTTTTAAAGGCCGACAAGCAAAAGAGCATTGAGGTGTTTGGCCGCTATATCCACACCTACAAGTTTGACGAGGCAGTGGCGGACAAGGTGGTGCTGGACCTGCGCTATGAGGCGCGGGATATTGACCAGAGTGTGAAGTCACAGAAGAAGATTGATGACTGGTTTGAGGCCAAAACCAAAGGGTTGACCGATCTGGCCAAGGCACAGCTGAAGGCTCGTTGGGGCACGTTACAGAAGGTGCTCTCCTGCAAGGAACGGCTGGAGATGATCGTCAACGACATCCTGATCGATATGAACACCAAACCGCGCCTGATGGACGGCCGGGGTAACGCCATGCTGGTGGCAGGCAGTATCTATGAGGCATGCAAATACTTTGAGCTGTTTAGCAAGACCGAGCTGAAGGGCAAATGCGCCATTGTGACCAGCTACAAACCGCAGGTGAGTGACACCAAGGGGGAGACCACCGGCGACGGCGAGACCGACAACCTGCGTAAGTACGATATCTACCGCACCATGCTGGCGGACTGGTTCAATGAGGCGCCGGAGGCAGCGGTCAACAAGGTGGAGCTGTTTGAGGATCAGGTAAAGAAGAAGTTTCTTGATGAACCGGGGCAGATGAAGCTGCTGATTGTGGTAGACAAGCTGCTGACCGGTTTTGACGCTCCATCGGCCACCTACCTCTACATCGACAAGCAGATGCGTGACCATGGCCTGTTCCAGGCCATCTGCCGGGTGAACCGGTTGGATGGTGATGATAAGGAGTATGGCTACATCGTTGACTACAAGGATCTGTTCAGAAAGCTGGAGGGGGCGGTGCAGGATTATACCTCCGGCGCGCTGGACGGCTATGACAGGGAAGATGTGGCCGGACTGCTGGAAGATCGCCTGACCAAGGCCAAGGAAGATCTGGAAGAGGCACGGGAGGCGATCAAGGCACTCTGCGAACCGGTGGCATTGCCAAAGGATACATTAGCCTACCTGCGATTCTTTTGCGCTGTTGAATCCGGCAATGCCGAGCAGTTGAAAGAGAACGAGCCGAAACGTCTGGCTCTGTATAAGATGACCGCTACCCTGCTGCGGGCCTTTGCCAATCTGGCCAGTGAACTGACTGATGCCGGATATACCCTTGCAGAGCTCGTCACCATCCAGCACGAGGTTGATCATTTTGACAAGGTGCGCAATGAGGTGAAGTTGGCCAGTGGCGACTACATTGACCTGAAGATGTACGAGCCTGCCATGCGGCACCTGATTGATACCTATATCCGGGCTGATGAGAGCGAGAAAATATCCGCTTTTGATGACCTGTCGTTGGTGGAACTGATTGTGAAGCGGGGCGAGGATGCTGTAGAGGCGTTACCCAGGTCTATTCGATCAAATAAAAATGCCACTGCCGAAACCATTGAGAATAACGTCCGCAAGCTGATTATCAATGAGCACCCGATCAATCCCAAATACTATGAAGAGATGTCGGCACTGTTGAAGGCGTTGATCGAGCAGCGTCGCCAGGAGGCGATCAGCTATCAGGAATATCTGGCAAAGATCGTTGCTCTGACAAGGCAGGCCAAAAATCCTGGGGGCAAGAGCTATCCTGCCGGTCTCAATACCAGAGCCAAGCAGGCGCTCTATGACAACCTCGACAAGGATGAAATAATGGCCGTTGCCGTGGACCATGCCGTGAAGGAGAGCATGCAGGATGGTTGGCGTGACAACGTCATTAAGGTTAAGAAGGTCAAGAACGCCATCAAGGCTGCCTTGCATGAGCATGAAACACGTACTGACGATATCCTTGAGCTGGTAAAAAAGCAGCATGACTACTAA
- a CDS encoding M48 family metallopeptidase, with the protein MTTKTKQIEVSGITLEVVRKAIKNLHIGVYPPDGRVRVAAPSRMSMEAIRLAVIGKLGWIKKHQAKFAAQERQSPREYITGETHYYQGKRYRLNVLLTGGRPAVLLRHGTLELHVSPDHGSDYREALLYNWYRRQMKLQLPELVAKWEQIIGVQVSEYGIKRMKTRWGTCNPSAKRIWLNLELIKKPVHCLEYIIVHELVHLLEKYHNDRFKGLMDQYLPLWRQYREELNRQPLGHEEWGE; encoded by the coding sequence ATGACTACTAAGACAAAGCAGATCGAGGTCAGCGGAATTACGCTTGAGGTGGTGCGCAAGGCGATCAAGAATCTGCATATCGGGGTCTATCCGCCTGACGGCAGGGTACGGGTGGCCGCTCCAAGCAGGATGAGTATGGAGGCGATCCGGCTGGCGGTGATCGGCAAGCTGGGCTGGATCAAAAAACATCAGGCAAAGTTTGCAGCTCAGGAGCGACAATCCCCCCGTGAGTACATCACCGGCGAGACCCACTACTATCAGGGGAAACGCTATCGCCTGAATGTCCTGCTCACCGGCGGGCGACCTGCGGTGCTGCTGCGCCATGGCACTCTTGAGCTGCATGTATCGCCCGACCATGGCAGCGATTACCGCGAGGCACTGCTCTACAACTGGTACCGCAGACAGATGAAGCTACAGCTGCCGGAACTGGTGGCCAAGTGGGAGCAGATTATCGGTGTGCAGGTCTCTGAGTATGGTATCAAACGGATGAAGACCCGCTGGGGAACCTGTAATCCTTCAGCCAAACGAATCTGGCTGAATCTGGAGTTGATCAAGAAGCCGGTACACTGCCTTGAGTACATCATTGTCCATGAGCTGGTGCATCTACTGGAGAAATACCATAACGACCGGTTCAAGGGATTAATGGATCAGTATCTGCCGTTATGGCGGCAGTACAGGGAAGAGCTGAATCGCCAACCTCTGGGACATGAGGAGTGGGGGGAGTAG
- a CDS encoding UbiX family flavin prenyltransferase codes for MKILVAITGASGSIYGLRLLEELLRGGHQVPLVASQSGLEVCRYETGLELGDAEALKQQWKLPDASLTIRAVTDLWAPEASGSAAPDAMVIAPCSMGTLGRIAHGISANLIERAADVMLKEHRPLLLLPRETPFSTIHLENLLKLSQCGARIIPAMPAFYHRPASVSELVDFVVGKLLDQLGVEHQLFRRWGG; via the coding sequence ATGAAGATCCTTGTGGCCATCACCGGTGCATCAGGCAGTATCTACGGCCTGCGCCTGCTGGAAGAGTTGCTGCGTGGCGGCCATCAGGTGCCCCTGGTGGCCAGTCAGAGCGGTCTGGAGGTCTGCCGGTATGAAACCGGGCTTGAGCTTGGGGACGCCGAGGCACTGAAACAGCAGTGGAAACTACCGGACGCCAGTTTGACCATCCGTGCTGTGACTGACCTCTGGGCGCCGGAGGCCAGCGGCTCGGCTGCGCCGGATGCCATGGTGATCGCCCCCTGCAGCATGGGCACGCTGGGGCGGATTGCCCATGGTATCTCCGCCAACCTGATCGAACGGGCAGCGGATGTGATGCTGAAGGAACATCGCCCGTTGCTGCTGCTGCCGCGGGAGACGCCGTTTTCGACCATCCACCTGGAGAATCTGCTGAAGCTCTCCCAGTGCGGGGCACGGATCATTCCGGCCATGCCAGCTTTCTACCATAGACCTGCATCAGTGAGCGAGCTGGTGGATTTTGTGGTGGGCAAGCTGCTGGATCAGCTGGGGGTGGAACATCAGCTGTTCAGGCGTTGGGGGGGATAA